Proteins encoded in a region of the bacterium genome:
- a CDS encoding mechanosensitive ion channel family protein produces MTKIIESSLGIPAHIQVNLFATILVVLLLWLIRLTIIKIVNKRTEDVRTRYIWRKTTTYVVAVVGILIIGRIWFIGFQTLTTFIGIFSAGLAIALKDAISNFAGWIYISWRRPFIVGDRIQIGDFAGDVIDINMFDFTLLEIGNWVKADQSTGRMLHIPNGKVFVEPVANYSQGFPFIWNEIPVLLSYESNWRKAKEILYEIIEQHTMKLSQKAEQKIREASEKFLIYYKKLSPIIYTTTQASGILLTLRYLCPPRERRGSEDAIWREILSRFAEHDDIELAYPTTRIYSRLFEKQPAKQQFEESPQSEDGSEDKPAK; encoded by the coding sequence TTGACGAAAATAATAGAAAGTAGCCTTGGAATTCCAGCACATATTCAGGTAAATCTATTTGCCACCATTCTCGTTGTCCTTCTTTTATGGTTAATCCGCCTCACCATTATAAAAATCGTCAATAAACGCACTGAAGATGTTAGAACTCGCTATATATGGCGAAAGACCACAACATATGTCGTAGCGGTGGTTGGGATTCTCATAATAGGCAGAATATGGTTCATAGGATTCCAGACGCTGACAACATTTATCGGCATATTTTCCGCTGGACTCGCTATAGCGCTTAAGGATGCAATAAGCAACTTTGCCGGCTGGATTTACATAAGCTGGCGGCGACCGTTCATAGTAGGAGACAGAATACAGATAGGCGATTTCGCCGGTGATGTTATCGATATAAACATGTTCGACTTCACATTACTCGAAATAGGCAACTGGGTCAAGGCGGACCAGAGCACGGGACGTATGCTACATATTCCGAACGGCAAAGTCTTTGTGGAACCTGTGGCAAACTACTCGCAGGGATTTCCATTTATATGGAACGAGATACCCGTTCTCCTTTCGTATGAGAGCAACTGGCGAAAAGCAAAAGAAATTCTTTACGAAATCATAGAGCAACATACCATGAAGCTATCTCAAAAAGCCGAGCAAAAAATTCGAGAAGCGAGCGAGAAATTCCTTATCTACTACAAAAAGCTTTCGCCGATAATTTACACTACCACTCAGGCAAGCGGCATTTTACTTACTTTGCGCTATCTATGTCCACCGAGGGAACGCAGAGGTAGTGAGGATGCGATATGGCGCGAAATATTGAGCCGATTCGCCGAGCACGACGACATAGAACTCGCCTATCCAACGACGAGAATCTACAGTAGATTATTTGAGAAACAGCCAGCGAAGCAACAATTTGAGGAATCGCCGCAATCTGAGGATGGCTCTGAAGACAAACCGGCAAAGTAG